AATCAGCAAGGTTGGCAACTTTGTAATGTGATCAACAGGAAGGCAGTTGAGGAACTCGAAGGAGAAGTTGAGGACACCCTTTTGCACTTGTCAGGACAAGGCCTGTGGACTTGAATTGATAGCTGATGAACTAGGTTGCAAAGGAGGAGGGGGAATGGTTTTGCTGTTGTCTTCAGCATTGAGTTCATTGAGGATGATGTGGACCTTGCCAACACAGCAGTTGTCAAGGGCATGCTTGTAGCAATGGACACGAAGAATAaggaaggtggtggtggtgagttACAGCAGGGTTGGAGAACCAGAGGACGACACTCGAAGCAGACCGCTAGTGCTTTGGGAGCAAGGCTCATTATAGATGATGGAGGTGATGGCATAAACTTCCATCCTGGACGTTTATGCCAACTCAGTCGGACTGGTATCTATGGGTAGATACCAATTTACATATTGGTAGATAACAGGGTCAGGATAATGAAATTTGCTATTTGTCTGATTTGCATGTTAGGCTAGGGCTCTTAACTTGGTATGTTGCCCAAATTTAACAATTATCATACAGGTTATGAGTTGCAGTATCAATTActacaaacatgatttttttcaaGTGTCTTTGGTGAACCAGGATATGCTGCCAACTTTAATCTAAGCAATGAATTGATTCATCATCTCCATCATTTTCTGTGCCTACATTATATCTATGGACATGCGGGAAGCATGTGCATCAGTGATTTTTGGTCTCTCTTTCCATCCACCTTCCCTGccttctctttctcattttcactagCTAGCTCTTGCTTACATGCCTTGTATGCCTGGTGTTCAACTTTTAAAGTTTTGTGGGTTATCTACTTGTCttgttatataaaataattaccttctgtttaaaaaaaaaagagtgtacTCAGTGCATGAGGCTACTGCCAACACGGGTTTGAGGAGGGTCAATGTATACagatttacctttaaatatttaaagaggttgTTTCCGTGATTCGGACCCTGGTCGTTTAAGTCACAAAGGAACAaccttaccattgtaccaaggcCCATCCTTTATCAGTCGTGGAAAAATTATCCTTCTGGATATCTTTCATTTATTATTGTTTCTCCAATATAACTTTTTGTCTTGTTAGAATTGCAGGTCAAACATGTTTTTTAAGCATAATGAACAGAATTTGGTTGATGATAAGGCCAGCCAACTTGCTAATGAGCAACTCCAAGAATTGGATTGTGATGGCCACCTTGCGTCAGCTGATGGGATTTCTTCATCAAGGGCTATCTCTGAGGAATCTCCATCTTCTGGTCATAAAATTTTCACTTTTACTTGCATGTCATAGAGAGTAATTTTCTTGGTATAGCTCTCTCAACTTAATCTGATTTACAGATCGACTGCTGGATATCTTGGACAGCCAAGCGGATATGAAAGATGTGGCTCATCTTGCGTCCAAGACAAGTTTCCCTAGCATTCATGGTAATAGTTGCTTGTTACCAGTGATGAGCATCATCACTGATAGGGTTTTGTCAGAGCAAAGCAAACGCCCTTTCTCTGATGATGAAGTATACCTACTTGCATGCAAGCGCCTAAAGCAAGTGGACAAGAATGTTTATTTGGATTCATATGCAGAAGTCCAGTTTAGAGAATCTCTGACACCATCTTCAGGTAGTTTTAGTACATTTATGACTTCCATCTTTTAATCTAGTAACACTCTTAAGATTTGGGGGAGGGGAAAGGTTTATAACTTATTCCGTAACTGTAGGCTTAGTTGTTCCCAATGACCATCTGAAGAACAGTGATGCATCTCGTCATGTAGATCATTTTAATAAGGGAACTGGTAGAAACCAGTTTATATCCAATCCTGATGATGAAGAGGCAGTTTTGGGATCACCAGTTGGCTTAGATTCCCTTTCTAGTTATTATGAAAATTACCACCACACAATTGGGCTATGTCAAGCAGACGAGTTCTTGTCACCTGCTTTTGATTACTTTCCTCGAAAACCTGTTGCTATTGGAGCAAATCATcaagctgatgttccagagtggaGTTCACATAGTTGTAAGAAAATTGGTGACTGTGGTCATTGTGCTTCTCCATTGGTCTATTCAACTGTTTGTCATTTAGTAAACGAAGATGACAGTGAAAAATGGATTCATTCTTGTATCATTCCAATGCCAGAGTCCTCTTTGTTGGCATCAGAAATTAGAGATGTGCTTCATAAAACTGACTGTAGCTGTCTGGATGAGGGTTCAGTCAGATGCATAAGCCAGCATGTAAAGGAAGCAAGAGAAAAGCTTAAGAAATTTTTGGGACAGGACATGTTTGAACGATTGGGTTTATGTGACATGGGAGAGGATGTAGCTTGTAAATGGACCATAGAGGAGGAGCATTTGTTTCAAGAAGTTGTCCTATCAAATCCTGAATCACTCGGTAAGAACTTCTGGGATGTGTTGCCTTATTTCTTTCCTGCTCGGAGTAGCAAAGAGCTAGTCAGTTACTATTTCAATGTATTCATGCTTCGGAAGAGGGCCGAACAGAACAGGTTAGATCCATCGAATGTTGATAGTGATGATGATGAATGGCAAGgaagtgatgatgatgagtttgcaGCTGAAGAGGAAAACGAAGAGGATTCTATTGTAGAGTCTGTTGCAGATGCAGATGCTGCTACCTGTAACCGAGCTGATCACGAGGATATCAAGATGAATGAAGATCATGAGGGTGGAGATGAGCTTGATGAACATGCCATTGTTGGGGAGAATGAAGGAGCTTCTTGTGTTGTTTCTGAAGGCTACAATATTGATAAGCCAAACTTTGTGCCTCCAAAGGAACCTATGGACAAGAATTTGAAGACTTCTGTGGTGGAGCAAGATGTTCAAGATGAATCATGTACGTCCTATGAGGATCAGCACGGTGCAGATTCCTGTGGTCTTACGGAGACTGTGGATGTGCAGCATTGTCTGATTGATGGACTATGAGAACTTGCAGGAGTAATAAAaaatgatgactcaagtgatataTGTTGAATCAAGGGTTCTTCAATGGCCATTGCCACAAAGTCATGGGGCGCCAATTTTACTTGAGGTGCAGGAAAAGATGATATTTTGTCATGTAAACCATTGATTAGGATGTTGGCAAGGAGGTTTGGCAGAATGATGAAAATGGTAGTCAGGATCTTAACCAGTCACGATAATTGCAATAAACATTGTTCTCCCTTGCCATGCAtatcaaacacatgattaggtattttaattttttgaagtTGTTGTCCTCTGTTTAGGCATGCGGGTGGATCTAAAGGCACACGGAACTTCCTTTGTACATTATGGAAGATCAGCAGCCACAACTTCTGTAAAGTAAGTTTTCTCGGATGAGTTTGGTCGAGGTTCCATGGAGTACTAAAAGGTTTCTCTCATGGACTACTACGTCCACTATGAGTTGGACAATCCTTTTTGGTAggccctcctcctcttctttttcttatgatgatgaaatgttccagagggaAACAAGTTGTGTAGACCGTCCCAGAATTAAGCATATGAGGTTTGTCACCGGAAACCCATTTCTTCTTATGTATTATTGTCTTAATCTGGCTTCTTGTTTTGTGCATGTTGGTTACCAATAGTACAAGATTTTAGCGACGGTCCAATGTTGGGTTTCCGGTTCGTTCAGGGCGCAAATATCATTTGCCATTGAGCAATGGGCAGTTCATTGCTCTCCTGTAAGTGAGTTTTGACTTCAATGACTGGTTTGGACTTCAGATAGATTTCTTGTCAAAACATGTGTCAGTACAAAGGCAAAGATGGATGGGATTTTGATATTTATGGCCTAACCTTGGTGCCTTGTCAGGCTCAGGGCAAGGCCATGAGTTCAGTTATTGCTACATGGTAGAAGAATTATTACATGCACCACCTTCTTCTTAGTGGAGCAGCTACCTCCAAAACACCAATGATAATTTAACATGTTCATATGATGCTATCATTCCAAGATGATTCTTGTAGCATCATGGGCTGTTCCTCCATGTTTTACTTCATGATGTCATTAGCATTAAACTCGGTGCAAACTCTAAGCATTCAGAGGGGCATTAAACCATGCTCCAAGAGGAATAAACtcatagaaagagagagaaatgTGTAGATGTGATTTGACGCCATGCCCAATCATATCTCTAATATGTTATTGGAATTAGGTCACAAAGTTTCCCAACATTGGCACCTTCACGCTTATACCTTGTTCCGATCGTGGGAGCATGTATGTATCCTGTTTGTCCactttgcttgcttgcttgctgttCTTCTTCGAAGCCACCAACCAAGTTAGACTCTAAGTAAACCTTGCAAGCTTCAtaacagaaagaaagaaagatagatGATGTTGCCGTGACTTTCAGCAAAGCAAACTGCACTCTTTGGAACGTAGCGGCTGCAGGCTATAATTAAATTCCTCCTCCTTTTTGGATCAATGGAGTTGCTCGATCCACAGAAAACT
The window above is part of the Musa acuminata AAA Group cultivar baxijiao chromosome BXJ2-6, Cavendish_Baxijiao_AAA, whole genome shotgun sequence genome. Proteins encoded here:
- the LOC103988922 gene encoding uncharacterized protein LOC103988922; translation: MFFKHNEQNLVDDKASQLANEQLQELDCDGHLASADGISSSRAISEESPSSDRLLDILDSQADMKDVAHLASKTSFPSIHGNSCLLPVMSIITDRVLSEQSKRPFSDDEVYLLACKRLKQVDKNVYLDSYAEVQFRESLTPSSGLVVPNDHLKNSDASRHVDHFNKGTGRNQFISNPDDEEAVLGSPVGLDSLSSYYENYHHTIGLCQADEFLSPAFDYFPRKPVAIGANHQADVPEWSSHSCKKIGDCGHCASPLVYSTVCHLVNEDDSEKWIHSCIIPMPESSLLASEIRDVLHKTDCSCLDEGSVRCISQHVKEAREKLKKFLGQDMFERLGLCDMGEDVACKWTIEEEHLFQEVVLSNPESLGKNFWDVLPYFFPARSSKELVSYYFNVFMLRKRAEQNRLDPSNVDSDDDEWQGSDDDEFAAEEENEEDSIVESVADADAATCNRADHEDIKMNEDHEGGDELDEHAIVGENEGASCVVSEGYNIDKPNFVPPKEPMDKNLKTSVVEQDVQDESCTSYEDQHGADSCGLTETVDVQHCLIDGL